ttttaaaaaatatttagaagtcTAGGTTTTATGAGTTTGACGATAATAAAATAAGCCAATTATTCAAGATTTACTAAACCATTTTACCAGACTCCATTCTAAAAGAATTATAGACGTAATTTGGAAAGAATtactaattcattactttaaatTGGACAAGAAATTGATCCATTTAGAATTAGGTATACTACTTAATGTACTAATATATGAAAGGCCTAATAAATGTTGACGTGGATTTATTTTGGCAGGCTCTTGTAAGTACTTTTATGTAACCATTCATATTAGAtattatattaacattttatcaTGATTACATGATTTGCTTCTCTCTGTGCACTAAGAACTTTACTCTTAAAGTGCTTACCATATAACTCAATCAACAAATCTAAGGTTCTCAGAGAACCTGAGGCTTAATTTTTaagagaaattattaaaaatttctaagaattctattgtttttttacagAAACTCCCAAACAAACGTAGACACATTTTCTTGTTTACACACTCATTTGTGTATGagcaaatacatatttgtacatacaaaaatatgtttactttgTATCACTTTCTACTACATGTGTAGTATGACTAAacatttgtgtaaaatgttcaaACTATCCAGTGAAAGTATTTAACAATGGATTTGTATGTGAATGTGAATTTATTGTGCAAAGATAAATAGATGTTAATGtatcatacaaaatataactggtgtattagatttttttttacatatcaaTGTCATGAAAGCTTGTTAGAGGTCACTTGAGTGAATCTGGCTGAGTTTTGGAGTGTACATGGCACAACTGATTACCAGTCTTGTTATGGCATTTTTATAGTACACTAGATGTTCCCTGTGTTTTCTCTTACATTGaaaggaaactacttcccgcatttggataaaaagtacctaactttATACTGAGGTATAAACTGcataagtttcatcaaaatccattctgCAGTTTTTATGTTATAGTAATAAACATGCACATATACATCCATACATCTtcaacttttgcatttattttagtaGGATTCTACTGCAttgcatttcaatttaaatttcacTTTTCCACAAATAAAGCAACAACTTATACATGTTTCATGGATCAATCTATTGTCTAACAAACTAATGTGAAATGATAGGGAAGTGAAATGACAATGTGTATTTGTATTCTCTTTCACATAAACAGAATTACTTCCTGATATTAGTGATATTTATCTCATAAAATGTACtacatttaagtttttttaggggtagtaaaaaaaaatgaactagCATCCACCATCGATTTCACCTGCATTCCTTGGGAAGTACTTTGTGCACCTGTATAAAAAGTTGCCTACAGTCTTCTTCAGTAATAATTGGCTATCTTACAAATCAAATATTTCagcacatacaaacaaacactaCAGCTTTATAATCTTTATCTAAGACATTCATGTTAGTTACACTGTTACTCATAACttaagaatggctgaaccgtatgaaaattatataatagtttttgtcactatccagctacgggaagcagttttATCAGGATGCAGGTGACAAAGCTagtataagtatagattaataTAATTCTAGATCACCTTAATTACTCACTTCCTTATCACTTTTCACCTTTGCCCTAACCATTATGAACGAAACAATTTGTCACATTACAGTGCATACGAAATAAGGCTAGGCTAGGTGATCCAACAATTTTATTGTCCGCTCACAAATTGATTAGACACACTTACAAGCCATCACAATggatttacatacatacatttatatagTATATATGTGTATAGAAGTACTAGGGCACCATAATAAGCCAAAAGGTGTATTATCTGCCCAACAAACTGTTGCGATCACTATTGTACTAAGGTAAATAGATGGTAAATTGAGTGTGAATTTTTCACACGGTTTGaaagttttgatttttgtttttatattaaactagtCATTCCccacggttttacccgcgtcccgatgtatttttgttgatgtGACAAAACTATCTTATGTCATTCAGCTAAAtgggttcagccattcttgagttataagtggagtaactaacacgactttcttttatatatataagaTATTTTATCGTTTTTGTTTTCATGTTGTGGCAATGAAATAAGTGAACTGGTGAAACATAAGATATTGTTTCTAAATCTTCGAAAATTAGATGAATGAacataatcataattattatgacagaCTGAAGCtagttttactattttttttatatcttcctTCAAAGATTAATCATGTAATAATGAATTTgatttgtattaaattaaatttttttgaataatttgtttGGTGATATTATCTATGACAATTGTTAGATTTTTAGGCAGTAAAGGTGCAACCTAAATTAATTTaggtttttaaattttacaataCTCTAAAGAAATTGTGGCACAACTATTTAATTAGCAGATATGACTTTCCTCCCATTTCCTCACAAGactacttatatttaaatagtcaTTAAAGTGTGTACTGCTTGTTATCACAAACTGACTAATGTAGGGCAAAGAGAAACATACATAAGCATTCAATTTACCTACTTACAGAATCTTCTATGTAAATTGTAATGGTAACATCTCCTAACACATAAAACCTGCACAATTTCTTCGAAAACTTGACAcacttttcatacaaattcaCGACCTCCACAACAATATATGAGAGAAAACATGATAAAATTTCACTCCAAGCTACATCCATGTATAAAGCTTATAAGAATCTCAAGTTATCTGGGAAATAATGACATAAATCTGTGTGCCACTGTTATCAAAGCTCACCAATCACGAAATTGGCGGTCATTCATCGCGTAAAACACATTATCGTCGGCATCGACACGTAAATAGCGAAATGTATGAAGACTCACCGAAAATGGCTACAAACTTTACAAATGCACCAACACGGCAAACGCTTCGTAAATGGAACGTGAGATACTTTTTTACACCATCAGTTTCCCGTACGATTGCACTTTCCAACAGCTTTTACTATTACGGCCCCCTACTAAAGCAAGTAGTACAAACAGGCATGAAAAATACTTGGCGACTGACGTACTATTCTACGCCTAGGGAGCGGTCAGAATGTAATCTTTTCCGACCAACGACTATACGAATAGGTGTAAAATTCACACTTACACACAAATAAAGCACCAAATAACGTCACTTATTTCAATCCACATACGAAGATTTTATCACAAATCAccatgaaattataatttggGCGACAACGAAGCGAAATCGTCCCTCCTCCCTTCACCGTAAATGAATCATAGACAACTTCATTTAGTTTTTTACAGGGTTGACTTTAAGCTGGCTCAGACAAGTTGATTCAGCctagaaagaataaataaaaacattaattcaagCAAAGAAATCTAGCGTCTTGATAGACATCAGTTAAAATAACATTTCGTTCATATTGTTAtataacaacataataataatttaagaatattttcCCTTCCCAATGAATACAGAATACAATCCTGAGAATATAGCAATAATTCGTTAATATTGATTTCTTACAACTAGAAATCGTCTCTCATAGCAATATtactgattaattaaataaagtagaaGAATGTCTTCCCTTTAGAAGCAATTAAGTATTGTCATCCTTTTCTGGGCCGCTGGATAGAATAAGGAGAGAAATAGCAAAGCAATAAATTATCTGTGAATTACCTTTGGTACATgtatccgattttttttatttgtacttactAGTGAAGTCCAGCGTTACCAAAATAGTGAATCAACTAGATTTAACACGAAAAATCGATTGCTCCTGCaattactttaaatataaaattatcaaaatataaactcctttttgtaggtacatatattttctataaatgtctaatttaatttcgttaaacaaaaaagaaaatcagtgttttcttaattttagaaTTCTCTCCAATATCACTGActctaaaaatgtttttagaaattaACGAAAATATTGAACAGAAATCTGAAttgaatttactttttttactgaAACCTTGTGAAACGGTAAGATaaagaaatcatcaaattaacTAAAACCATAATCGGCGATTATTCAAAAAACATCGACTTAGTAGAATGAGTTCGACTAAACAGAATcgataataaattatgataatcgGCTCAGTGCTCTAGTGTTGTGCACATATATGTATGTTGTGTTGTGTGTGCGTGGTGATTTGTGTTAATGCTGatagaaagaaattaaataaaatcaggtATATTTTGACGATGAAACTTACATAAATGTGAAGAAACACAGTGTTTTGTGTTATCAAGTGATAGTGAATCCGTCGGGAGGCGGTAATCGTGTACGTTCTTTCGCTATTTGTGGATTCTGGATCTCGTCGATGTACCATAAACAAAAATGTCAGCGATCCCGATTTTTTGTTTCTTGCTGCATACCCATCGTTATACCTTAATTAGATCACAcgaatgatataaaataatgttagacGCTTTCTCCCGTGGTATCATCTCGTTCGAAGAGCGTTCCCGAGGCAATGAATCGGCCATAGTAAACGTGCGTTTCGTGTGCTCGCGCCCGTCTACACCCGACCTATCTCATTGTTTATGTATGGAGAATAAGCCAGGAATTTTTATGGGGATTCGCGGTGTATTCTCGATTTAATTGAATATCTGGAAACGATCAGGGTTTCTCGGCGCCTGGTAGTGACGGTGGGGTCGGTCCGCGCCATCGGCGTCCCCCCGACCGCCAAAGTTTTTCGTGATctctatttataataatctcTCGATCATTTGGTGCAGCATAATGACATTCTTGTAATGAAGTGCCGTTCTGTGGATTTGTGGGACATGTGCCAATTATTGTGCCCGTGACGAAACGCGGCGCGGATTACTTTTGTATGTATACAAATGCACAACATTACTATTTCACTTACATGGGATCACATGGAATTTTATAATACTGTTGTCCCTTGGCCATGCACAGTCTAAACACTTTAACTGTGTTTAAATACGTAAATCATCTGTAGATGTGTTATTTATCACGGTAGTGGACAAACAGGtacattgaaagatttttttatttatttacaatcaaaacAACATGcactaaaatgttttgttatattaagtttttaaagttgttattaaaaatgatattgcataaaattatctaaattctaataatttattcatgacAGGTATTGTGTCTAGTATGTAGCATCAAGGTCTTGTAACATACTATTATATTAATCACTATGTTATgtatattacaatattaaatagTAGCTCTTAAACTCACATCAAATACTAGCTTAATTAGACAATGTCAGAATGCAAAACATATAAATGACTTCTCcaagtaaataagtttttactttagtattattagaaaacataaattaataggcttcttttattttgcaatattgcTATGATACAAGGAGAATTTTCGCTTTTACATAAATCAGTATAGGTTTTGATTATAAACAGGAATTTGTTTATTATCCACTCGTCCAATGTtttcagtttaaataaaataataaacaattttatcaatgaatttcataaataagaaaaacagtATAAAATTTGTCACTCCCAATAAGTGTCTCAAAATAGATATATGCTccatataaatagatttattgaaAATTCATAATTCAAAAACAATGTAGAAGCAGCCAGGTACAAATAGATCCAGCAATCGCATCTAgactatttcattttaaaacttttcttaTTATATAAGGTAAATGCCataattattagataaaaaataacctgTGTATAAAGCCGGTAATGTTGTGTGCGCAGTCAAGTTGGCGAAGGCACGCAGGGGTATGATCAAGGAGAAGGAGAAGGGCGGAGGCGCCCGCCTCAAGGACGAGCCCAGCGATCCAGCTGAGCCCGGTAAGCCATTAGAATTTAACTTATTCTCATTTTCATCGCTGTTTCATCGaggcacctggataaaatgtagctcaTTGTCTTCTATGGTTAAATGGTCATCAGGAATCATTCAAGTATCtacaatgaataaataaacaaataagtaatataaaGTTAGGATATATTGCTTTCATCCATTAAACTCATACCACAAGGGAAATACTTCAAGcacattataaaaatgtatttaattgaatacaacattaaatatttgtttacctagtaaaaatatagaatcatcatcacaatatttttaaatcaaagatAGCTGAAGATTAATATTAGCACATAATTGGTTTGGTTCAGATAGAACACCATAATTTGTGTTATTGTTGGCAGAGAACCAAATCAAAGCCTATTCCATACAACTAATTAGCTATGCTCATCAATATTGCTGTTGTTACAAGTATTACAATAACACAGTAAGAAtgtgatattttattgatttagataataatttttctgtgttacaaaatgtataaaataactgTGAAGTATTATAGAGGAAAATCACATCTCTATCATTATCTCAACAAGTAgaaatagaattaaataaataataatgcacttcctattatatttacattaaattctGTATTTAATTCCACTTCCTTAAATGCAAACAAactcaaataataaaatggcattacttttattttcagcaaTTTATTAGAATTcgataacattaacattttgcaaaattattatatcttgAATCTATGTCTTATTTTGTTCAGCATAAGAACCACAAAGAAATATTTACGActtttacgaaaataattaaaGCATGGTGAAAGCCTATGCACAACTATGCATGTAATTGATTCATCTCATTTATTACCCGCTCGAGTCATTGTTTATCTCACATCATTAGCAATCTAGATATACTATAAAATCGTAAATCGTTGCTTTTCACAGATATAACGCATTCATTAGCTCGCGGCATCGCGTTTGTCGTAGATAACTCGTAATTTTTACAAATTCATTCAATAATTTAACATagtttaatgatttttattgtGCTCCAACACAATTAGTATTCAATGAATGAAACTGGCTGGAGACTAATGTTTAGAACTAAGTTAATCTTCGACTTTTTTGAGGAAAGGAcgttaaattaattgaaactgtttattgataataataaaaccaattttaCAACAACGAATTCTGTTGTAATAATAGGTTGTTGGACTTTGTGAAGTGTTTGATACttctaaatatcaaaatattcgtATGTTATGGTAGCTTAGTGACCGCAACACCTAAGTCGTATGTTTATTGGTGTTTAGGACATGGGTCCCGCCCGCCGTCAGCGTCGCTGCCTACTCCAGCGGCGTTGAAAAAGGAGCCCGACGAGCCCCCGCACAGGGTCAAGTTGGAGCCCCACAGTCAGTCCGGGGGCGAAGACTCCACAGCCGACCTCGGCGTCGACGGCATCAAGACAGAGATCGACGGCCTTATGGACAGTGACGGTGAGACCTTCTCTATAACGGCCTTATTTAAGTCAGTCTATTTGTGTAAACAAAACTGTCAGTTTTATGGAGATTTAGCCAGTTTTTCTCTTTAGAATCGCAAATTGTATTCTTTAAGCTTAATTGAAAAAATGTATTAGCaacgttataaaaagatgaaaataaccTTGAAAGTATGATGAAATAAAGGTTTTGTTACAGGTGACCCCACAAAATCTCCTTCCTGTGAATTGGGCGGTCCTGGATCATTAAAATCGGAGCGACTTTCTTCAGACTCAAATGATATATTGGATCCACAAACAGGTTTAAGGGGCCCAACAAGTAATCTTCAGGTAAGAATAAACTGTTTGACCTAGTTaaaactgtataaaaataaataggaagattgaatatttttttatattctggtGAAATATTCAACAACTATAATCGTTATTTGTCTCACCTACaggatcaaaatcaaaattgtcGCAACCCCAACGGTGGTCCAGAGAATATGGGGTCATGTCGTATGGGAGGTGGAGGGGGCCCAATGGGACCCGGGGGCCCGATGGGCTCCATGTCTGCAAGCGAGGCGCAGACACTACCCTCAAACGTCATCAGCAAGCAAGCTGGCAGTATGGAGGTAACTACATAGCTTAGTAAAATAGTCATTAATAACCATTAGTCAAccattttttctgaaataaattctAGTAATTTTTCGATTCTTAATTCTTTCAAAACTGAAGTTATATTAAATACTGGATGTTTTCCCAGCAGCAAAGTCAAATCTTCGTGTTCTCGACGCTATTGGCTAACAAAGGCGCAGAATCCGTGATATCAGGACAACACCACTCCATCATAGCGTATCATTGCGCGCAACCAGGCACTAAGAAATATCTTGAGGTAATTTCATTCATCAAAGACTTATATACTGTAATTCAGAAAATGTACTAAGAAGTTATTAATTTTCCCTACAGAAACACCCCCTAAAAATGGGCCAGTTCAACAAACAAAGTCCAGCACAGTGGCTCAACAATCTCGCGATGGCCAAAACAAGGGGAGGCATGCGAGGCGGGCCTAACATGATGGGAGGGCCTAATCAAATGGGACACATGATGGGCGGGCCCATGGGTCCCAACATGGGTCCGATGGGACACGGCGGTATGGGACATATGGGGCCTAATATGATGGGCCCCAACAGGATGGGTGGGCCGGGCGgtcaaatgatgatgatgaaaggtgGACCGGGACAGATGGGTCAAATGGGACCAGGCATGGGACCGATGGATGGGTTTCCAGGGGGCACCCCGTCCTGTGGTGTCATGGACGGCCTCGGTGCTGATGGTGAAATGCCCTGGGACACCGTAAGTTTATTTCCCCCATATTAAAAATTTCATGTTATTCACAAGTATCGTTTTTTAATGACGTGTTTTCATATTTGCAGAAAAACCCCTCTGTAATGTCAAATGGTATGGCAAATGGTCCGGGTTCGTTGCCCGCTTGTTCAGAAGCGGGGCCCACGCCTCAAGATGCGCCCACGAGTCAGGCCTCATCCGACTCTGGGCCTGATCAACCCTGCCAGACTGGGCCTAAAGGTAATACTCATTCTATTAGATATTGACTGTTGAAAATGAAATTAGATTAACAAAAAGGCTATATATAGGTgatatagaaagaaaaaaaatcgttttattgtGCATAGGACGCATATAATATGACATACACATATACAGCTTCTCAAATACATTTGTTAAAAGATAGTTTTCATTAGATAGTTTTGCTAGGCAACTAAGCCTTATAAACCTGAAATCATTTTATTCTGTAAGGTCATATTGATAAAGAATTTCTGTTATTACGCTCTTGACTTCAAtctcaatatattattttacttagaacaaaattaaattgcatCAACTTGCGTCCATTGCATTGCTAATATCTTATCGCATCTTTGATTTTATGCAGTTTTTATTACTACAATGTTAGTCATGAATTTGTATGCAAAAATTATGTGTTCGCGTCATTTATCTGACGTACATATATTATGACGCAAAACCCTTTATCTGcgagtattataatgtaaatacctTCACGCAGGAGTGAAAATACCAGATGAGAACTTAACTCCGCAACAGCGAGCTCACCGCGAGGAACAACTAGCCACAATACGCAAAATGCAACAGATGTTATTCCCAGAAAGTGGGGGCAACAACCCCAACCAGGGCCCCGGCGATGGTTCCCAAGCCCCCAACGACATCAACCCACCCAACTCTAGTGCAAACATGAACATGTCACCATTCCCCCCTATGTCAATGGGTCCAAATGGCCCCATGGGGTCTGGCCCTAATGGTCCTATGGTTTCCATGTCAAACAGCATGAACTCAGGTCCGAGTTGCACAATGTCCGGCCCGATGGGACCCAACGGTCCTATGGGCGGTCCAATGGGCCCTGGGGGTCCCATGGGTCCGAATGGGCCTATGGGTGGGCCGATGGGAGGTATGGGTGGCCCGGGTGGTATGGGAATGGGTGGGCACGGGTCTATGGGCCCTAACGGTATGATGGGGCCAAACGGGCCGATGATGTCGGGTATGGGACCTAATGGGCCGATGGGTCCGATGGGCCCCTGCGGAATGAAAGGCATCAGGGGTCCCTGTGGAGGTCCAGATATGAAGACTGGGATGTGTACAGATATGCATATGGGAAGGGGGTGCGGAGGACCGATGGGGGTAAGTTGAACTAACATTCTTAgttcttaatttatattaatgttaaaatacaatattctcATGAATTATTCGTTATATTCTAGCGAATGCCAAACCCCATGGGAGGTATGGGAGGGCCTAAACCGTGTATGATGGGAGGACCACATATGGGACCTAGAATGATGCCGGGACCTAATCTCAACGCGATGAACGGTAAGAAACATTCTTTAGTGTGTTCTTTTATCAAAAACTGGTGTAAAGGTGGTGGAGGTTTGGTCCAACATACATTGGTTTTACAACGCCGACAAACTATCCGTTTTTGCATGCAACTAAGAATTTGTCGTAAAAATATTCTTCACGATCTTCTGACAATTTCTGAAGTGTCTGAGAGAACTGTTACACTAGCTGCTTCCCGCGATTTTCCATGAGTCTTGAGATAAATATTTCACGTACACAGATAAAATACACCTACGACATTCAAAATGAACTTGGTTTTCTATCGGTGCTtacaagaatttttaaaaagaggttcAGTAGATCCAGAGATTACCCCAGAAACTGACACACTTAAcctcgtttataatattaattggaCATTCACAAATACCTTGGCTCCCTTTTgctaaaaaataattcaaaatcatttcgGTACATCCAGAAATTACCAGTTCAGTAGATCTACAACATCAAAAACACACACActatacctctttataatatatgAAAGAAAAATCGCATGCCACCACAATACCCGACCAGTTTCTACAACATATTGGATGGTACAAAGTGCCGCGACTTGCAGGTGGTATCATGATGGACGGCGGTATGATGGGAGGGATGGTCCATGGCGACTGCGGACCAGAACACCATGGGATGCCCGTCAACGGACCTATGTGCGACGAGTATGGACGTGGGAGAAACGTGAGTTTCAAtttgttatttacataagtaaGACAGATTTGAGAATACTGAAACTAGGTTTGCTAACTTCATGTATTTCATTTCTGCCGTGGGAGTTCAGTACTGAACATTGGTTTCAACCATTGATTTCCAATTCCAATCCATTGAGTACTCTCACTTGATAGGAAAAAGGACGTCTGTGGGAAATAATGATTTTTGGCGTTTTGATTATTATCTTTGTCTATGATTATACATAGACAATAAACTCGCAGAAGTCCTAAGCTTCGGCTATTCATTCgattttttgatattttctacataacattgtaaactaaaaaaacttacactagtaaatacatacaaatctcAATATACATACTTTACATTCATACCACATAACCATAAATTCTTCCACCCACACAGATGGGCCCAGGCGACCCCGGCGGGTTGGGCCCGGGGGTGCACAAGGCGGGGCTGCGCAGTCCCAAGAGCCCCGCCTCAGCGGACATCGACTGGCAGAAGATACACCATCAGTTCTTCGACGACCCCAAGTCTATGGATAATGATAtgagtatgtatttttgttataattaaaactattccGTGTTTCGAAAGAAATGTTCAAGTCTCAGCTGACatctgaacatctttggtagtcttTATCGATTGTTATAAGCCGAATAACCAATCTTACTAAGAGGTATGTATTGAGTTGTCCAGTTTCGAAATATTCGTTATGTTTCCGGCTGACCTTtttggcagttgttatgggTTATGATGGGCTTAGCAAGAAGTAACCTGTCTaggaactgggttgaggaagtatCTGTATGTAAAACACAGGTACTCAGTAGCAGCTGCGCCCTCTTTCACTAGAAACCGAGCTCAATATTGTTGGTAAAGGCTCCATAAAATGTTATACAATGAATTAAATACAGTGAATTCTTACCCATTAATTGTTGGAATATTTGCAGGCACACAAGTAAAGTCACCGTGTTCCGAGAGGGGCGGGTGCCTCCCACCTCCGCCTTACGGGACTTCGCCCTTACACCGTTCCGCCTCTGTGCCTATAGGTAAGTTTAGTTAGCATTATATTTAGCAACGGAGTTTTAACGGTTACTCCTTAGCAGAAAGTTTgtcacatattttttaagatccTATATCTACTATGATTAAGTGTTGACCCACCAATGACAAGTTTTATCCAAAACTCAATTTTTGTGTACATACATGCATCATCACAAATTTCCTCTTATCCGCGTTCGGTGGGaactattttttcaaatcggaccagtggtgtattcgtatatttatttatttatctacatacatttaccattacaggttacccCAAAGCGATAAATGCgccttaattataaataaattatacatatataacctgcattgtaaaataaatacaaacgtAAAACTGTCATGTGTTGTCTAGATGACCGTTACTCCCGGTCAGCAGCCACGCAGTCCCCAGGCCACGGTTCCGTACAGATGCCAATGTCGGCCGAGGCCTCCCGCGCTGGCTCAGGCCTCAACAGTCCCGCGCATTGCAAGCCCGGGCCTAAGAACGACGCCCCAGGTCGGTACTCAACAACTCACTTTATATTAACGACTTTAAATGTTAGCAAAAATGAATTCAAAGGATAATTGTGCGCAGGAGTTTGTAATTTGAAAGGGGGTTAAAAGTCAAATATTCTCCTTTGAGTTCATAGTCAATGGTAAGTCTCAAATGTCGcatgaaaaagtaaatatacctacataatatcaaGCCATAGAAGTAGTAGAAGCAtgctcatattttttatctgtgttaGACATTTTCCCAACCACGacagattttatttttgctacgTTCACCCAACAGGCgtgacacgtatttttcttatttttttttgtttttctgtagTTGTAAtgcgtattttttgttttccctcCCCTCCCCCGCAAAACGCTTGACGCTTGAAATCCCACCGTGTGATGAAATAACAacgaaataacaataaaaaacgtTCAAAAATCCGGAATACACCTCTGACATCCTTACGTGCGTGGCTCTTAATTGAAAATTGGACCAAAATGTTGGAACAAATATTGGCCACATAAGAAATACTAGAGAAGCTGGACGAAGGGGTGTTTGTGCGTACTCTCCAATGTTTGGCGGCGCAACAGCAGAAGAACCAACAGGGTAACTCGCACGGCAAGGAACCCAGTTTGATGCCCGTGCCGTCACCGCAGCAAATATCGTATCTCAACCAGTTCGAAGGTAACTTGATTGGATGACCACAGAAATAATCGAATGCTTAAAACTTGGGGTCACACTTACTAAATATCCCAAGAAACTGATTCAAATCTCccattaaagttattaaattgtAGGTCAAAGTAAGTATAACCAATTTCGAGTGTAACCCCAGGTTTTTTTCAATAACTGCGTTGTATTATTTCTG
This genomic stretch from Helicoverpa armigera isolate CAAS_96S chromosome 26, ASM3070526v1, whole genome shotgun sequence harbors:
- the LOC110372425 gene encoding collagen alpha-1(I) chain isoform X4, with translation MIKEKEKGGGARLKDEPSDPAEPGHGSRPPSASLPTPAALKKEPDEPPHRVKLEPHSQSGGEDSTADLGVDGIKTEIDGLMDSDGDPTKSPSCELGGPGSLKSERLSSDSNDILDPQTGLRGPTSNLQDQNQNCRNPNGGPENMGSCRMGGGGGPMGPGGPMGSMSASEAQTLPSNVISKQAGSMEQQSQIFVFSTLLANKGAESVISGQHHSIIAYHCAQPGTKKYLEKHPLKMGQFNKQSPAQWLNNLAMAKTRGGMRGGPNMMGGPNQMGHMMGGPMGPNMGPMGHGGMGHMGPNMMGPNRMGGPGGQMMMMKGGPGQMGQMGPGMGPMDGFPGGTPSCGVMDGLGADGEMPWDTKNPSVMSNGMANGPGSLPACSEAGPTPQDAPTSQASSDSGPDQPCQTGPKGVKIPDENLTPQQRAHREEQLATIRKMQQMLFPESGGNNPNQGPGDGSQAPNDINPPNSSANMNMSPFPPMSMGPNGPMGSGPNGPMVSMSNSMNSGPSCTMSGPMGPNGPMGGPMGPGGPMGPNGPMGGPMGGMGGPGGMGMGGHGSMGPNGMMGPNGPMMSGMGPNGPMGPMGPCGMKGIRGPCGGPDMKTGMCTDMHMGRGCGGPMGRMPNPMGGMGGPKPCMMGGPHMGPRMMPGPNLNAMNVPRLAGGIMMDGGMMGGMVHGDCGPEHHGMPVNGPMCDEYGRGRNMGPGDPGGLGPGVHKAGLRSPKSPASADIDWQKIHHQFFDDPKSMDNDMSTQVKSPCSERGGCLPPPPYGTSPLHRSASVPIDDRYSRSAATQSPGHGSVQMPMSAEASRAGSGLNSPAHCKPGPKNDAPGQELTIQKQPNTSLKDNGPPSNSGGQTPQSNSNQKSPAGMMPGTPEPHGSLSEARAGRFSLEQSPGFNNPQTPTSAANTKCQDEKSRPSPQSNRSSQDSASKTPQRDSSSLSQGPYAPASSASSCGSKSSCSVASSAPPTTPSQTMDDSMAGNNETTLSGGPNSTSLPGPFPGPCSMNRPDNIPINPNQGPNGPMTSTSSFDPISSLAQMSQQLTNTVGGGGPGPGGPMGPNGGNMGPFGSGPHHMQHHHSMHPHGHPHMMMNDLGCHMDNMGGPGMGGPMEGMMGGGDFPPDMNLSPKMGGGPMGGPMGPMGPDAGMMGPRMGGAGKMPPFNGANVQVKASAPNTIQYLPTRPQMACNSGPRGPPSLDFLQRVTNPQMQMEGKGGVAYFPRGMDMEGGMRGVMRAPAMLRMPHHYPAGFNSPPKLPDPFGAPPPNPMCGPGFRGVKGGMGPGNVRMGSAQPLPPSMGGPGPGFKGQGFAVPSTADPTYAAQFHNFQQQLYATGSRAAQPHQAYPPYQPSK